In one Umezawaea sp. Da 62-37 genomic region, the following are encoded:
- the tkt gene encoding transketolase, whose amino-acid sequence MSVSDDVTRLTEAHLPDDWTELDKRAVDTVRVLAADAVQKVGNGHPGTAMSLAPLAYTLFQRVMRHDPADADWIGRDRFVLSAGHSSLTLYIQLFLAGYGLEVEDLKALRTWGSKTPGHPEYRHTNGVEITTGPLGQGLASAVGMAMAARRERGLFDPETAPGESPFDHDIFVIASDGDIEEGVTSEASSLAGTQQLGNLTVVYDDNKISIEDDTTIALSEDTAKRYEAYGWHVQVVEGGENVTDLEAALKAAKAETGRPSFILLRTIIGYPSPKKMNTGAAHGAALGDDEVKAVKVALGFDPEKTFEVSDEVLAHAREVGKRGEHAKAEWQKGFDAWAQANPERKALLDRLVAKKLPEGWTDSLPTYPVDAKGTSTRKASGEVINAVAGVLPELWGGSADLAESNLTSIKGEKSFGPASISTGMWKTDPYGRTLHFGVREHAMGSILNGIALHGPTRPYGGTFMVFSDYMRPAVRLAAIMEASVTYVWTHDSIGLGEDGPTHQPVEHLSALRAIPGLAVVRPGDANETAYAWRTILENAAPAGLALTRQNVPTLEGTSYEGVSKGAYVLSEASGGTPRLVLVGTGSELQIAVEAAKVLEGEGVPTRVVSMPCFEWFEAQDKSYRDSVFPPSVKARVAVEAGIAQSWHRWVGDAGEIVSIEHFGASADYQTLFKEFGFTTENVVAAAHTSLRNVEESK is encoded by the coding sequence GTGTCCGTGAGCGACGACGTCACCCGGTTGACCGAGGCCCATCTGCCCGACGACTGGACCGAGCTGGACAAGCGAGCGGTGGACACGGTGCGCGTTCTCGCGGCCGACGCCGTGCAGAAGGTCGGCAACGGCCACCCCGGCACTGCGATGAGCCTGGCGCCCTTGGCCTACACCCTCTTCCAGCGCGTCATGCGGCACGACCCCGCCGACGCCGACTGGATCGGCCGCGACCGCTTCGTGCTGTCCGCGGGCCACTCCAGCCTGACGCTGTACATCCAGCTGTTCCTCGCCGGGTACGGCCTGGAGGTCGAAGACCTCAAGGCGTTGCGCACGTGGGGTTCCAAGACCCCCGGCCACCCCGAGTACCGGCACACCAACGGCGTCGAGATCACCACCGGCCCGCTGGGCCAGGGGCTCGCCTCCGCGGTGGGCATGGCGATGGCGGCCCGCCGCGAGCGCGGCCTGTTCGACCCCGAGACCGCGCCGGGCGAGAGCCCGTTCGACCACGACATCTTCGTGATCGCCTCCGACGGCGACATCGAGGAGGGCGTGACGTCCGAGGCGTCCTCGCTCGCGGGCACCCAGCAGCTGGGCAACCTGACGGTCGTCTACGACGACAACAAGATCTCGATCGAGGACGACACCACGATCGCGCTCAGCGAGGACACGGCCAAGCGCTACGAGGCGTACGGCTGGCACGTGCAGGTCGTCGAGGGCGGCGAGAACGTCACCGACCTGGAGGCCGCGCTCAAGGCCGCGAAGGCCGAGACCGGCAGGCCGTCGTTCATCCTGCTGCGCACGATCATCGGCTACCCGTCGCCCAAGAAGATGAACACCGGCGCGGCGCACGGCGCGGCGCTGGGCGACGACGAGGTCAAGGCCGTCAAGGTCGCGCTCGGCTTCGACCCGGAGAAGACCTTCGAGGTCTCCGACGAGGTCCTGGCGCACGCCCGCGAGGTCGGCAAGCGCGGCGAGCACGCGAAGGCGGAGTGGCAGAAGGGCTTCGACGCGTGGGCGCAGGCCAACCCGGAGCGCAAGGCGCTGCTGGACCGGCTCGTCGCGAAGAAGCTGCCCGAGGGGTGGACCGACTCGCTGCCGACCTACCCGGTCGACGCGAAGGGCACCTCGACCCGCAAGGCCTCCGGTGAGGTCATCAACGCGGTCGCGGGTGTGCTGCCCGAACTGTGGGGCGGTTCCGCCGACCTCGCCGAGAGCAACCTGACGTCGATCAAGGGCGAGAAGTCCTTCGGTCCGGCGAGCATCTCCACCGGGATGTGGAAGACCGACCCGTACGGCCGCACGCTGCACTTCGGCGTCCGCGAGCACGCGATGGGCTCGATCCTCAACGGCATCGCGCTGCACGGCCCGACCCGGCCCTACGGCGGCACGTTCATGGTGTTCTCCGACTACATGCGCCCGGCCGTGCGGCTCGCGGCGATCATGGAGGCGTCGGTCACCTACGTGTGGACGCACGACTCCATCGGTCTGGGCGAGGACGGCCCGACGCACCAGCCGGTCGAGCACCTCTCCGCGCTGCGCGCGATCCCCGGCCTGGCCGTGGTCCGCCCCGGCGACGCGAACGAGACCGCGTACGCGTGGCGCACGATCCTGGAGAACGCCGCCCCCGCGGGCCTGGCGCTGACCCGGCAGAACGTGCCGACCCTGGAGGGCACCTCCTACGAGGGCGTGTCCAAGGGCGCGTACGTGCTGTCCGAGGCTTCCGGCGGCACGCCGCGGCTGGTGCTGGTCGGCACCGGCTCGGAGCTCCAGATCGCCGTCGAGGCGGCCAAGGTGCTGGAGGGCGAGGGCGTTCCCACCCGCGTCGTGTCCATGCCGTGCTTCGAGTGGTTCGAGGCGCAGGACAAGTCCTACCGCGACAGCGTGTTCCCGCCGTCGGTCAAGGCGCGGGTCGCGGTCGAGGCGGGCATCGCCCAGTCGTGGCACCGCTGGGTCGGCGACGCGGGCGAGATCGTCTCGATCGAGCACTTCGGCGCTTCCGCCGACTACCAGACCCTGTTCAAGGAATTCGGTTTCACGACCGAGAACGTCGTCGCGGCGGCTCACACCTCGCTGCGGAATGTGGAGGAGAGCAAGTGA
- a CDS encoding FKBP-type peptidyl-prolyl cis-trans isomerase has protein sequence MRTVGRTALILVTLLSAGLSTVACTASDRPSTLTSGASTPAAQPSASPEAQPSAVSPASGPPCSPDDFKVEGALGSKPTITVPSGCKPQDGLVVKDVEPGTGPEIKQGSTASLHYVLATFSDRQTREASWDSGKPFDLENIGQAAVIDGWNEGLIGLKQGGRRLLVVPSDKGYPQGQGSIPPGETLVFVIDAVQVSG, from the coding sequence ATGCGTACTGTCGGCCGTACGGCCCTGATCCTCGTCACCCTGCTGTCCGCCGGACTCTCCACCGTCGCGTGCACGGCCAGCGATCGACCGTCCACCCTGACCAGCGGGGCCTCCACGCCCGCGGCGCAGCCGTCCGCCAGCCCGGAAGCACAGCCCAGCGCGGTGTCGCCCGCCAGCGGGCCGCCCTGCTCGCCGGACGACTTCAAGGTGGAGGGGGCGCTCGGGAGCAAGCCCACGATCACGGTCCCCTCCGGGTGCAAGCCGCAGGACGGGCTTGTGGTGAAGGACGTGGAACCGGGCACCGGACCGGAGATCAAGCAGGGGTCCACGGCGTCGCTGCACTACGTGCTGGCGACGTTCAGCGACCGGCAGACGCGGGAGGCGTCCTGGGACTCCGGCAAGCCGTTCGACCTGGAGAACATCGGGCAGGCAGCGGTGATCGACGGGTGGAACGAGGGGTTGATCGGGTTGAAGCAGGGTGGTCGGCGGCTGCTGGTCGTGCCGTCGGACAAGGGGTACCCGCAGGGTCAGGGGTCGATCCCGCCGGGGGAGACGCTCGTGTTCGTGATCGACGCGGTGCAGGTTTCTGGTTGA
- a CDS encoding heme o synthase, which yields MSAVTEAPARSPRQVVGAYVALTKPRVIELLLITTIPAMLLAARGVPPLWLIACTLAGGTLAAGSANALNCYVDADIDSVMKRTTSRPLAQQTIPPRNALVFGVVLGVLSFAFLWITTNLMSAVFAVATILFYIFVYTLVLKRRTSQNIIWGGMAGCMPVIIGWSAVTGTVGWPALVMFGVIFFWTPPHTWALAMKFKEDYARAGVPMLPVVATAQQVTRQIVIYSWITVVCTLLLAPVTSWIYVAVAAVSGVWFAVFAHKLHNVVRKGGSTNTMKFFHMSNLYLMLVFCGLAVDAVVGLPVLGWPF from the coding sequence ATGAGTGCCGTCACCGAGGCCCCGGCGCGGTCGCCCCGACAGGTGGTGGGCGCCTACGTGGCGCTGACGAAGCCCCGCGTCATCGAGCTGCTGCTGATCACGACCATCCCGGCGATGCTGCTGGCCGCCCGCGGCGTGCCGCCGCTGTGGCTGATCGCGTGCACGCTGGCGGGCGGGACGCTGGCCGCGGGCAGCGCGAACGCGCTGAACTGCTACGTGGACGCCGACATCGACTCGGTGATGAAGCGGACCACCTCCCGGCCGCTGGCCCAGCAGACGATCCCGCCGCGCAACGCCCTGGTGTTCGGCGTGGTGCTCGGCGTGCTGTCGTTCGCTTTCCTGTGGATCACCACGAACCTGATGTCCGCGGTCTTCGCCGTCGCGACGATCCTGTTCTACATCTTCGTCTACACGCTGGTGCTCAAGCGGCGCACGTCGCAGAACATCATCTGGGGCGGGATGGCCGGGTGCATGCCGGTGATCATCGGCTGGTCGGCGGTGACCGGCACGGTCGGCTGGCCCGCCCTCGTGATGTTCGGCGTGATCTTCTTCTGGACCCCGCCGCACACGTGGGCGCTGGCGATGAAGTTCAAGGAGGACTACGCGCGGGCCGGCGTGCCGATGCTGCCGGTGGTCGCGACCGCGCAGCAGGTGACCAGGCAGATCGTGATCTACTCGTGGATCACCGTGGTGTGCACGCTGCTGCTGGCGCCGGTGACCAGCTGGATCTACGTGGCCGTGGCCGCGGTGTCCGGCGTGTGGTTCGCGGTGTTCGCGCACAAGCTGCACAACGTGGTCCGCAAGGGCGGGTCGACGAACACCATGAAGTTCTTCCACATGTCGAACCTGTACCTGATGCTGGTGTTCTGCGGCCTCGCCGTCGACGCGGTCGTCGGCCTGCCCGTCCTCGGCTGGCCGTTCTAG
- a CDS encoding p-hydroxycinnamoyl CoA hydratase/lyase, with amino-acid sequence MHPNGNRGTYETVAIEVDDHGIGWLYFDRPHKRNAMSPTLNQEMARALDELEADEAVRVVVLTGRGDSWSAGMDLKEYFREVDDAPGHVEARVRRQSSEWQWRRLMNFIKPTIAMVNGWCFGGAFTPLVACDLAIASEDATFGLSEVNWGIPPGGLVSRALAETVSSRDALWFIMTGETFDGRRASEMRLVNEAVPADRLKERTTEVAKKLAATNPTVLRAAKIGFRKVQQMSWDQAEDYLYAKLDATTGHDPERAKVQGLSRFLDDKSYRPGLKSFEDRSEG; translated from the coding sequence ATGCACCCCAACGGCAATCGCGGGACCTACGAAACCGTCGCCATCGAGGTGGACGACCACGGCATCGGCTGGCTGTACTTCGACCGGCCGCACAAGCGCAACGCCATGAGCCCGACCCTGAACCAGGAGATGGCCAGGGCTCTCGACGAACTGGAGGCGGACGAGGCGGTCCGCGTGGTCGTGCTCACCGGCCGCGGCGATTCGTGGTCGGCGGGCATGGACCTCAAGGAGTACTTCCGCGAGGTCGACGACGCCCCCGGCCACGTCGAGGCCAGGGTCAGGCGCCAGTCCAGCGAGTGGCAGTGGCGCAGGCTCATGAACTTCATCAAGCCCACCATCGCCATGGTCAACGGCTGGTGCTTCGGCGGCGCCTTCACCCCTTTGGTCGCCTGCGACCTCGCCATCGCCTCCGAGGACGCCACCTTCGGCCTGTCCGAGGTCAACTGGGGCATTCCCCCCGGCGGCCTGGTCTCCAGGGCGCTGGCCGAGACGGTCTCGTCGCGGGACGCCCTGTGGTTCATCATGACCGGCGAGACCTTCGACGGGAGGCGGGCCTCGGAGATGCGGCTGGTGAACGAGGCGGTGCCCGCGGACCGGCTCAAGGAGCGCACCACCGAGGTCGCCAAGAAGCTCGCCGCCACCAACCCGACGGTGCTCAGGGCCGCCAAGATCGGCTTCCGCAAGGTCCAGCAGATGTCCTGGGACCAGGCGGAGGACTACCTGTACGCCAAGCTCGACGCGACCACCGGCCACGACCCCGAGCGCGCCAAGGTCCAGGGGCTCTCGCGGTTCCTCGACGACAAGTCCTACCGGCCGGGACTCAAGTCCTTCGAGGACCGCTCGGAGGGCTGA
- a CDS encoding IS630 family transposase codes for MPPKANAAFAAAMEDVLSVYARPHDPTRPVVCMDEKPYQLLGHARDPIPATPGHDLKQDSEYVRHGTCAIFCWVEPLQGWRYVDARPRRTRVDWAHQVERLLTVDYPEAEKVVLVMDNLNTHTIASLYQAFDPAKAFGLAQRLEIHHTPKHGSWLNIAEIELSALTRQCLTRRIDDLDLLNTELAAWRQATNTDQRQVDWHFTTDDARTRLRHLYPKS; via the coding sequence ATCCCACCCAAGGCGAACGCGGCCTTCGCCGCCGCGATGGAGGACGTCCTCTCCGTCTACGCCCGACCCCACGACCCGACCAGACCGGTGGTCTGCATGGACGAGAAGCCCTACCAACTGCTGGGCCACGCCCGCGACCCGATCCCCGCCACCCCCGGACACGACCTCAAACAGGACAGCGAATACGTCCGCCACGGCACCTGCGCGATCTTCTGCTGGGTCGAACCCTTGCAGGGCTGGCGATACGTGGACGCCCGACCTCGCCGGACCAGGGTCGACTGGGCTCACCAGGTCGAGCGGCTCCTGACCGTGGACTACCCCGAGGCAGAGAAGGTCGTGCTGGTGATGGACAACCTCAACACCCACACCATCGCCTCTCTCTACCAGGCCTTCGACCCGGCGAAGGCGTTCGGATTGGCCCAACGCCTGGAGATCCACCACACCCCCAAACACGGGTCCTGGCTCAACATCGCCGAGATCGAACTATCCGCACTCACCCGCCAATGCCTCACCCGCCGCATCGACGACCTCGACCTACTCAACACCGAACTCGCCGCCTGGCGGCAGGCCACCAACACCGACCAACGTCAGGTCGACTGGCACTTCACCACCGACGACGCCCGCACCCGACTCCGACACCTCTACCCCAAAAGTTAG
- the zwf gene encoding glucose-6-phosphate dehydrogenase gives MSSSTKWRNPLRDPRDKRLPRIAGPCGLVIFGVTGDLSRKKLMPAIYDLANRGLLPPGFALVGFARRDWADQDFMEVVHQAVKEHARTPFREAVWEQLAEGIRFVQGSFDDDSAFDNLATTIADLDRERGTGGNHAFYLSVPPSAFPLVINQLKRSGLASPPGDNSSQWRRVVIEKPFGHDLSSAKQLNKIVNDVFPEESVFRIDHYLGKETVQNILALRFANQLYEPIWNANYVDHVQITMAEDIGLGGRAGYYDGIGATRDVIQNHLLQLLALTAMEEPVSFAPSDLRAEKVKVLSATRPVEPFDETSARGQYTGGWQGGQKVLGLLEEGGFSPESKTETFGAITVGVNTRRWAGVPFYLRTGKRLGRRVTEVAVVFKRAPHLPFDDTATEELGQNALVVRVQPDEGVTIRFGSKVPGNTMEVRDVTMDFGYGHAFTESSPEAYERLLLDVLLGEPSLFPKNDEVELSWEILDPILEHWAKKDEPALEPYKAGTWGPPSADSMVARTGRNWRRP, from the coding sequence GTGAGCTCGAGCACCAAGTGGCGCAACCCGTTGCGCGACCCCCGCGACAAGCGGCTTCCCCGCATCGCGGGGCCGTGCGGCCTGGTGATCTTCGGTGTGACGGGTGACCTGTCGCGCAAGAAGCTCATGCCCGCGATCTACGACCTGGCCAACCGCGGCCTGCTGCCGCCGGGCTTCGCGCTCGTCGGCTTCGCCCGCCGCGACTGGGCCGACCAGGACTTCATGGAGGTCGTGCACCAGGCGGTCAAGGAGCACGCGCGCACTCCGTTCCGGGAGGCCGTGTGGGAGCAGCTCGCCGAGGGCATCCGGTTCGTGCAGGGCAGCTTCGACGACGACTCGGCGTTCGACAACCTCGCCACGACGATCGCCGACCTCGACCGCGAGCGCGGTACCGGCGGCAACCACGCGTTCTACCTGTCGGTGCCGCCGAGCGCGTTCCCGCTGGTGATCAACCAGCTGAAGCGGTCCGGGCTGGCCTCGCCCCCCGGTGACAACTCGTCGCAGTGGCGCCGGGTCGTCATCGAGAAGCCGTTCGGCCACGACCTATCGAGCGCGAAGCAGCTCAACAAGATCGTGAACGACGTCTTCCCCGAGGAGTCGGTGTTCCGCATCGACCACTACCTCGGCAAGGAGACCGTCCAGAACATCCTGGCGCTGCGCTTCGCGAACCAGCTGTACGAACCCATCTGGAACGCGAACTACGTGGACCACGTGCAGATCACCATGGCCGAGGACATCGGTCTCGGCGGTCGCGCGGGGTACTACGACGGCATCGGCGCGACCCGCGACGTGATCCAGAACCACCTGCTCCAGCTGCTGGCGCTGACCGCGATGGAGGAGCCCGTCTCCTTCGCGCCGTCGGACCTGCGGGCGGAGAAGGTGAAGGTCCTCTCGGCGACCAGGCCGGTGGAGCCGTTCGACGAGACGAGCGCGCGCGGCCAGTACACCGGTGGCTGGCAGGGCGGGCAGAAAGTGCTCGGTCTGCTGGAGGAGGGCGGTTTCTCGCCCGAGTCGAAGACGGAGACGTTCGGCGCCATCACCGTCGGGGTCAACACCCGGCGTTGGGCGGGCGTGCCGTTCTACCTGCGCACCGGCAAGCGCCTGGGCCGTCGGGTGACGGAGGTGGCCGTGGTGTTCAAGCGCGCGCCGCACCTGCCGTTCGACGACACCGCGACCGAGGAGCTGGGCCAGAACGCGCTCGTCGTGCGCGTGCAGCCCGACGAGGGCGTGACCATCAGGTTCGGCTCGAAGGTGCCGGGCAACACGATGGAGGTCCGCGACGTCACGATGGACTTCGGCTACGGCCACGCGTTCACCGAGTCGTCGCCGGAGGCCTACGAGCGGCTCCTGCTCGACGTGCTGCTCGGCGAGCCGTCGCTGTTCCCGAAGAACGACGAGGTCGAGCTGTCGTGGGAGATCCTCGACCCGATCCTGGAGCACTGGGCCAAGAAGGACGAGCCCGCTCTGGAACCGTACAAGGCGGGCACCTGGGGTCCGCCGTCCGCCGACTCGATGGTGGCCCGCACCGGGCGCAACTGGAGGCGACCGTGA
- a CDS encoding HD family phosphohydrolase has translation MRVRNALSTEVMTGVERRVWELCTRLAPQLQFHGWHHVSFVRDKSVHFAERNGSDVDVVHVAALVHDVNYVVRRNSPAAEGSDLRMRILADAGVDAATSDWIDRIVDEAEMRNRHRDISPEAQALSDADTLFKALPVTPVVLAHKYLLENGITLRELAHKIVGEQQDKQDDGYYFYDPEAAATYSRWATANLELWQCIVESLDDPCVTDLLAAVS, from the coding sequence ATGCGTGTCCGAAACGCACTTTCGACCGAGGTCATGACCGGGGTGGAGCGGCGCGTGTGGGAGTTGTGCACGCGCTTGGCTCCCCAATTGCAGTTCCACGGCTGGCACCACGTCAGCTTCGTGCGCGACAAGTCGGTGCACTTCGCCGAGCGCAACGGCTCCGACGTGGACGTGGTGCACGTCGCGGCGCTGGTGCACGACGTCAACTACGTCGTCCGCCGCAACTCGCCCGCCGCGGAGGGCAGCGACCTGCGGATGCGGATCCTCGCCGACGCCGGCGTGGACGCCGCCACCTCGGACTGGATCGACCGGATCGTGGACGAGGCGGAGATGCGCAACCGCCACCGCGACATCTCACCGGAGGCGCAGGCCCTGTCCGACGCGGACACCCTGTTCAAGGCCCTGCCGGTGACCCCGGTGGTGCTGGCGCACAAGTACCTGCTGGAGAACGGCATCACCCTGCGCGAACTCGCGCACAAGATCGTCGGCGAGCAGCAGGACAAGCAGGACGACGGCTACTACTTCTACGACCCCGAAGCGGCCGCCACGTACTCGCGCTGGGCGACCGCGAACCTGGAACTGTGGCAGTGCATCGTCGAATCCCTCGACGACCCGTGCGTGACCGATCTGCTCGCCGCCGTGTCCTGA
- a CDS encoding glucose-6-phosphate isomerase translates to MTDVISVEIVRTPNQDQVDTIVGELVADGVAGRIASHDATLWGAEAESESAIRLAWTSLHETSRPLVDEILALRAELHAEGVDRVVLAGMGGSSLAPEVITGTAGVPLVVLDTTDPAQVADALAGDLQRTVIVVSSKSGGTVETDSHRRIFAKAFTDAGIDAASRIVVVTDPGSPFEALSGELGYRKVFLADPNVGGRYSALTAFGLVPSGLAGADIGGLLDQAAGAAELLTADSPDNPAIVLAATFGAAHAHGAEKVVFADTGSGIKGFADWVEQLIAESTGKNGTGLLPIAVDGPGAPGFVDARSDATTVAIGPATGSSSVSVDGSLGAQFLLWEYATAIVGRVLGINPFDQPDVEAAKKASRALLDAPASEPVTPLFVEGPVEVHPSGDWLPKDTKTVSDALKALFAAAPEHGYVSIQAYLDRLDDASFALLRPEVARQSHLQTTFGWGPRFLHSTGQYHKGGHQNGVFLQITGASEVDLEVPERPYTLSVLQLAQALGDGQVLASRRPVLRLHLTDRVAGLAQLVEAIQEDGS, encoded by the coding sequence ATGACCGACGTGATCTCCGTGGAGATCGTCCGCACGCCGAACCAGGACCAGGTCGACACGATCGTCGGCGAGCTCGTCGCCGACGGCGTGGCCGGCCGGATCGCCTCCCACGACGCCACGCTGTGGGGTGCCGAGGCGGAGTCCGAGTCGGCCATCCGGCTGGCCTGGACGTCGCTGCACGAGACGTCCCGGCCGCTGGTCGACGAGATCCTCGCGCTGCGCGCCGAGCTGCACGCCGAGGGCGTGGACCGGGTCGTGCTCGCGGGCATGGGCGGCTCCTCGCTGGCACCCGAGGTGATCACCGGCACGGCGGGCGTCCCGCTCGTCGTGCTGGACACCACGGACCCGGCGCAGGTGGCCGACGCGCTCGCGGGCGACCTCCAGCGCACCGTGATCGTGGTGTCGTCGAAGTCCGGCGGCACCGTCGAGACCGACAGCCACCGGCGGATCTTCGCCAAGGCGTTCACCGACGCGGGCATCGACGCCGCGTCGCGCATCGTCGTGGTGACCGACCCCGGCTCGCCCTTCGAGGCGCTGTCGGGGGAACTGGGCTACCGCAAGGTGTTCCTGGCCGACCCGAACGTCGGCGGCCGCTACTCGGCGCTGACCGCGTTCGGCCTCGTGCCGTCCGGTCTCGCGGGCGCGGACATCGGCGGGCTGCTCGACCAGGCCGCCGGCGCGGCCGAGCTGCTGACGGCGGACTCCCCCGACAACCCCGCGATCGTGCTGGCGGCGACGTTCGGCGCGGCGCACGCCCACGGTGCGGAGAAGGTCGTCTTCGCCGACACCGGCTCGGGCATCAAGGGCTTCGCCGACTGGGTCGAGCAGCTGATCGCCGAGTCCACCGGCAAGAACGGCACCGGCCTGCTGCCGATCGCGGTCGACGGACCGGGCGCGCCCGGTTTCGTGGACGCGCGCTCGGACGCCACGACCGTCGCGATCGGCCCGGCCACCGGGTCCTCGTCGGTCTCGGTGGACGGCTCGCTCGGCGCGCAGTTCCTGCTGTGGGAGTACGCGACCGCGATCGTCGGCCGGGTGCTGGGCATCAACCCGTTCGACCAGCCGGACGTGGAGGCCGCGAAGAAGGCCTCCAGGGCCTTGCTGGACGCCCCGGCCTCGGAGCCGGTCACGCCGCTGTTCGTGGAGGGACCGGTCGAGGTCCACCCGAGCGGCGACTGGCTGCCCAAGGACACCAAGACCGTGTCGGACGCGCTGAAGGCGCTGTTCGCCGCGGCGCCGGAGCACGGCTACGTGTCGATCCAGGCCTACCTCGACCGGCTCGACGACGCCTCGTTCGCGTTGCTGCGCCCCGAGGTCGCCCGCCAGTCGCACCTGCAGACCACGTTCGGCTGGGGTCCGCGGTTCCTGCACTCCACCGGGCAGTACCACAAGGGGGGACACCAGAACGGCGTCTTCCTGCAGATCACCGGTGCGTCCGAAGTGGACCTCGAGGTCCCGGAGCGGCCGTACACGCTGAGCGTCCTGCAGCTCGCCCAGGCACTGGGCGACGGCCAGGTGCTCGCGAGCCGCAGGCCGGTGCTGCGACTGCACCTCACCGACCGCGTCGCCGGACTGGCGCAGCTGGTCGAAGCCATTCAGGAGGATGGTTCGTGA
- the tal gene encoding transaldolase: protein MSNPNLTALSEAGVSIWLDDLSRERLNTGNLASLVSDKNVVGVTTNPTIFASALSKGEAYDEQVRELAARGASTEATVKEITTTDVRTACDLFRDVYTATDGVDGRVSLEVDPRLAGDTDATVAEALDLWKTVDRPNLMVKIPASLEGIPAITKVIAEGVSVNVTLIFSTERYRHVMEAYISGLEQAKANGHDLSTIHSVASFFVSRVDTEIDKRLNAIGTPEALALRGQAAIANARLAFAAYEETFAGERWEALAAAGARAQRPLWASTGVKDPAYSDTRYVDELVVENVVNTMPEKTLDAVADHGNVVGDTVTGGAEEAQEVFDALAQAGIDIDDVFITLETEGVEKFEKSWEELLETVTGQLDKAKG from the coding sequence GTGAGCAACCCCAACCTGACCGCTCTCAGCGAGGCCGGCGTCTCCATCTGGCTGGACGACCTGTCCCGCGAGCGGCTCAACACCGGCAACCTGGCCTCGCTGGTCAGCGACAAGAACGTGGTCGGCGTGACCACGAACCCGACGATCTTCGCGAGCGCCCTGTCGAAGGGCGAGGCCTACGACGAGCAGGTCCGGGAGCTGGCCGCGCGCGGCGCGAGCACCGAGGCCACCGTCAAGGAGATCACCACGACGGACGTGCGCACCGCGTGCGACCTGTTCCGCGACGTCTACACGGCCACCGACGGCGTCGACGGCCGGGTGTCCCTGGAGGTCGACCCGCGGCTCGCGGGCGACACCGACGCCACGGTCGCCGAGGCGCTCGACCTGTGGAAGACGGTCGACCGCCCCAACCTCATGGTGAAGATCCCGGCCAGCCTCGAGGGCATCCCCGCGATCACGAAGGTGATCGCCGAGGGCGTCAGCGTGAACGTGACGCTGATCTTCTCCACCGAGCGCTACCGGCACGTGATGGAGGCCTACATCTCGGGCCTGGAGCAGGCCAAGGCCAACGGCCACGACCTGTCCACCATCCACTCCGTCGCGTCGTTCTTCGTGTCCCGCGTGGACACCGAGATCGACAAGCGCCTCAACGCGATCGGCACCCCCGAGGCGCTCGCGCTGCGCGGCCAGGCCGCCATCGCCAACGCCCGGCTCGCGTTCGCCGCCTACGAGGAGACCTTCGCGGGCGAGCGCTGGGAGGCCCTCGCGGCCGCCGGCGCGCGGGCGCAGCGGCCGCTGTGGGCGTCGACCGGCGTGAAGGACCCGGCGTACTCGGACACGCGCTACGTGGACGAGCTCGTCGTCGAGAACGTCGTGAACACCATGCCGGAGAAGACCCTCGACGCGGTGGCCGACCACGGCAACGTCGTCGGCGACACCGTCACCGGTGGCGCCGAGGAGGCCCAGGAGGTCTTCGACGCGCTGGCGCAGGCGGGGATCGACATCGACGACGTGTTCATCACCCTCGAGACCGAGGGCGTCGAGAAGTTCGAGAAGTCCTGGGAAGAGCTGCTGGAGACCGTGACGGGCCAGCTCGACAAGGCGAAGGGCTGA
- a CDS encoding helix-turn-helix domain-containing protein, whose protein sequence is MISQLKRPVRLSARDREELIRWTTTGVHPASSIMRARVLLALDISVGEPDPKEVVAARLEVSGETLRLVARRFAETGGDVLATISRKKRDLPPVPSPVTGEVEARLIALACSAPPAGYARWSLRLLEKHVELTEDIPNLDHSTIGRV, encoded by the coding sequence GTGATTTCGCAGTTGAAGCGGCCGGTCAGGTTGTCGGCGCGGGATCGTGAGGAGTTGATCCGATGGACCACGACGGGTGTGCATCCGGCATCGTCGATCATGCGTGCGCGGGTGTTGCTCGCCTTGGACATCTCGGTGGGCGAGCCTGATCCAAAGGAAGTGGTGGCGGCTCGGCTCGAGGTCTCGGGCGAGACGCTGCGGCTGGTCGCCAGGCGGTTTGCCGAGACCGGTGGTGATGTGCTGGCCACGATCTCGCGCAAAAAGCGGGATCTTCCGCCGGTGCCGTCGCCGGTGACTGGTGAGGTGGAGGCTCGACTGATCGCGCTGGCGTGCTCGGCGCCGCCGGCAGGGTATGCCCGGTGGTCGTTGCGGCTGCTGGAAAAGCACGTCGAACTCACCGAGGACATCCCGAATCTGGACCACTCGACCATCGGTCGGGTTTGA